In Gammaproteobacteria bacterium, the DNA window TCCCATCCTCGTCGCAGGTCCAGCATTCCAGCGCCCCCTGGTTGAAATACAGGGTGATTTTCTCGCTGATTTCCCGTTTCGAGTTGCTGGATGAAATTACTTCAACGCAGATTTCCGGGGCAATGGAGCATTCATCTTCTTCCCGGACGATCTGGAAGCGTTCCGGGGAAATCCAAGCGACGTCAGCGGCTTTCGTGCCTTTAGGCGTTGCGATTGCGCATTCAGGCAAAGTTCGACCATGAGGCAGCAGGAAGCGCAGCCGATATTCGATTTCTCCCTGAAACGCCGAGTGATAAACCTTGACTGGAGACATGACTACCTGTCCGTATTCATTCAATTCAATTTTAAACGGCAGATTGCGTAGATGCGTATCCGCACAGACTTCTTGCCAGTTCATCAGAGTTCCCCGTCTATCGTCGATACAGTCGCTTTCTCCACCATCTCCTGCGCATGGGCTATGGTATTCGCCGTCAACTCCAACCCGCCGAGCATCCGGGCGATTTCCGTGATTCGTTCGTCGGTCTCCAAAGGCATCACCTGCGTGTGGGTATTCTCGCCATCCGTCCGCTTTTCCACCTTGAGTTGCTGATGGGCCTGCGCCGCGACTTGCGGCAGATGGGTCACGCACAGCACCTGCCGGTTGCCGCCCAGAGTGCGCAATTGCCGGCCCACGACTTCCGCCACACCGCCGCCGATGCCGGTATCCACTTCATCAAAAATCAGCGTCGGGATGCGCGCGGCGCGGGCGGTGATCACCTGAATAGCCAGGCTGATGCGCGACAATTCGCCACCGGACACGACTTTGGACAAGGGCCGCAAGGGTTGCCCTGGATTGGCGCTGACCAAAAACTCCACCGTCTCCATGCCGCTTACCGTGGGTTTTTCCAGTCGCTCCAGCGTGATGCTGAAACGTCCCCCCGGCATCCCTAAACCCGCCAGCGCCAGCGAAACCCGCTCACTGAGTTCCCACGCTGCCGCTGCCCGCCGCTCGCTCAACCGGTCGGCGGATTCCTGATAGGTGGCTCGCGCTGCTTTCACCGCCTGCTGTAGCTCATCCAGCCGGGTTTCGCTATGCTCCAACCCATCCAGTTCGGTCTCAAACCGCACCCGCAACGCAGGCAATTCACCGGCATCGGCGCGATGTTTGCGCGCTAATTGGTGGGCAGCGTTCAACCGCTGGTCAATCTGCGCCAGATGTCCGGGATCAAGGTCCAGCGCCTGCACATAACTGCGCAACTCACCGCTGGCCTCCTGCACCTGGATTAAAGCGGCATTCAACAGTTCGCCTACCGGGGCGAGTCGATCATCCAGCCGGCTCAGCGTCTCCAGTTCTCGCAAACTTTGATTCAGCCGGTCAGCGACTGCATCCTCATCGCTCTCGCTCAGCCAGATCAGTAGGCGCTGGCCGGTCTCCAGCAATTGACTGGCATGGGCTAACCGTTTCTGCTCGGCTTCCAGTTCCGCAACCTCGCCCTCGGCCAGATTCAGCGCCGCTAGCTCCCGCAGGTGATAACGCAGAATATCCAGCCGGGCGTCGCGTTCCTGACTGGCCTGGCGCAAATCGCGCCATTCCTGGCGCAACCGGCTCCAGTCCCGGTAATGCTCTGCAACTTCGGTGACTAAATTCGTATTGCCTGCGTAGTCATCCAGCAATTGCCGCTGCGCTTCGCGCCGCAACAGCGACTGGTGTTCATGCTGGCCGTGGATATCCACCAGGCGCTCGCCCAGCTCCCGCAACGCCTGGGCCGGTTGCGGAACGCCATTGATGTAGTTGCGGGAACGTCCATTGCGGGTTACTACCCGGCGCAGATGGCATTCCCCGGCCTCATTCAGATCGCGCTCCGCCAGCCAGGCCCGCGCGGTCGGCAGGGCGTCAAGATCGAACACGGCGCTGATGTCCGTCCGCTCCGCGCCATGCCGGATTACGCCGCTGTCCGCCCGGTCGCCCAGCAATAAACCAATCGCGTCCACCAGAATGGATTTGCCGGCCCCGGTTTCCCCGGTTACAGCGGTCATGCCCGCCGCCAGTTCCAGCTCCAGTTCCTCAACAATAGCGAAATCGCGAACGCGCAACTGGGTCAGCATGACGGCGCAAGTTCAGATGAACGGCGACGCTTCCGGACTCAGGCCCCAGCGCAGCTTGGCCCGCAGCAACTTGAAGTAGTCATGGTTAACCGGATGCAGCAGCCTGACCTTATGCGCCTTCTTACGAATCACTACGCGGTCGCCGGGTTCAATCGCCAGACTGACCTGCCCGTCGCAGGTAATTTGCGACTGGGTGGTCGTCGCCGCGTTGAGTACGACTTCGATGCTGCTGTCGGCGCTGACCACGATCGGGCGATGGGTCAGGGTGTGTGGGCAAATCGGCACTAGCACCACGGCTTCCAGACCGGGATAGATGATCGGCCCGCCGCCCGCCAGCGCGTAGGCGGTAGAGCCGGTCGGGGTGGAAATAATCAGCCCATCGGCATGATAGGCATTCAGAAAACGACTGTCGAGAAAGGTATCCACTTCGATCATACGCGCCACTTCGCACTTGTGAACGACCACATCATTCAGCGCGTCGGCTTCGCCGGTCACCTGACCATTGCGCAATACCTGAGCATGCAGGATTAAACGACGCGCTTCACGGAATTCGCCGTTCAGCACTTCGTCTAGCCGATGTGGAAGTTCGCCCGGCGACATATCGGCCAGAAAGCCCAGCCGACCCAGGTTGATGCCCAGGATCGGCGTTTCGTAATCGACCAGCGAACGAGCAGCGTTCAGCATGGTGCCGTCGCCGCCCATGACAATGACCAAATCGCATTGTTCACCAATTGCTTCCCGGCTAGCGACCTCCAGATCGTGATTGGGAATCAAACGGGCTGAACTGTCATCGAGCAGCACCCGCAACTGGTGCCGCTGCAAATGAGCAGCGATTTGATGGAGGGTACCGGCAACATTCGGGTCGCCGAATTTGCCAATCAGGCCAATGGTGTGGAAAACCGGAGTGGAGGACATGATTCCGTACTGAGATGGTGAATGCGAACAACTTATCATTTTAGGCGAAAACGCGCCAATTCGCCGAAGCTTCGGCTGGATTGCCGAACCTCTCAATTTCCAGCGAGAGGCAGCGCTTAATTAAAGCGACAAAAAAAGTCGGAATTTCTCCAAAAACTTGCTAATGTTATAATGATATCTTGAAGCTTACGAACTAGGCAGCGGCTTCTCTCGGGATGTTGTAAAGAAAATCCCGCATGATTTTCAAGGATTGGGGAAATCGCCTTTTGATTACTACGAATGCCTTTAAAGAGTAACTAATGGATTGTAACCATGCGCACTAATCTTCCCGTCACTAATAAAGAACATATTCTTGAAGAGAACGCCACTCTGGTTTCCACTACTGACCTTAAGAGCCTGATTACTTACGCTAATCCAGCTTTTATCGAGATTAGTGGTTTTAGCGAAGAGGAGCTTATCGGCGCGCCGCACAACCTTGTGCGTCATCCAGACATGCCGCTGGAAGCGTTTGCCGATTTGTGGGCGACCATCGAATCAGGGCGGTCATGGACCGCACTGGTCAAAAACCGCTGCAAGAACGGGGATTATTACTGGGTAAAAGCCAATGTGACCCCCATTATCGAACAAGGTAAGCCCATAGGTTACATGTCCGTCCGCGTCAAGCCTACGCGCGACGAAGTAACCGCAGCCAGCGCGCTCTACCAGAATATACGAAGCGGTCAAAGCCGTTACGGCCTACGTAACGGCTTGGTCATCCGCAAGGGTCTGCTGGGCAAATTGAATTTCTGGAGGTCCGTCGGCATGCATACGCGCATCTGGATCGCGATGCTGTTGATGGCGGCTGCGATCATCGGGATTCGATCCGTCAGCCTGCTTTGGGTGCAAGCCGATTTCCCGGTGACCGGCTTCGATTGGCGCCAACTCCTGATATTGATTGCGACCTGTGTGGGCGTAGGAGGACTGCTCGGTGCCTGGTTGTCGCGTACGCTGGTTCGACCCCTGGAGGCTATCCTGGATTTTGCCCGGCGCATCGCCAGCGGAGACTTGGGCGGACGCATAAGCACTACCCGTAGCGATGAAATCGGGCGCATCCTGCGGGTTCTCAATCAAACTAATGTCAATCTCCTGGGGATTGTGGGGGATGTCCGTTCCCAGGCGCAGGAGATCCACAGCGAAATTGAACAAATTTCTTCTGGCATTAGCGAATTGTCTGCCCGGACAGAATCCCAGGCATCCAGTCTTGAAGAGACCGCTGCCAGTATGGAACAAATCCACGCCACCGTACAGCAAACCGCGGATCTAGCCCAGCAAGCCAATCAATTAACGGTGAACGCCTCGGCGGTTGCCGAGCGTAGTGGAGAAGTTGTCGGCCAAGTCGCCGCCAATATGGCCGATATTGACGCCAGCTCCAAAAAAATTGCCGATATTATCAGCGTGATTGATGACATCGCTTTTCAAACCA includes these proteins:
- a CDS encoding Uma2 family endonuclease, whose translation is MNWQEVCADTHLRNLPFKIELNEYGQVVMSPVKVYHSAFQGEIEYRLRFLLPHGRTLPECAIATPKGTKAADVAWISPERFQIVREEDECSIAPEICVEVISSSNSKREISEKITLYFNQGALECWTCDEDGNMQFYAPSGPLEKSVLAPDFPVRVDL
- the recN gene encoding DNA repair protein RecN; the encoded protein is MLTQLRVRDFAIVEELELELAAGMTAVTGETGAGKSILVDAIGLLLGDRADSGVIRHGAERTDISAVFDLDALPTARAWLAERDLNEAGECHLRRVVTRNGRSRNYINGVPQPAQALRELGERLVDIHGQHEHQSLLRREAQRQLLDDYAGNTNLVTEVAEHYRDWSRLRQEWRDLRQASQERDARLDILRYHLRELAALNLAEGEVAELEAEQKRLAHASQLLETGQRLLIWLSESDEDAVADRLNQSLRELETLSRLDDRLAPVGELLNAALIQVQEASGELRSYVQALDLDPGHLAQIDQRLNAAHQLARKHRADAGELPALRVRFETELDGLEHSETRLDELQQAVKAARATYQESADRLSERRAAAAWELSERVSLALAGLGMPGGRFSITLERLEKPTVSGMETVEFLVSANPGQPLRPLSKVVSGGELSRISLAIQVITARAARIPTLIFDEVDTGIGGGVAEVVGRQLRTLGGNRQVLCVTHLPQVAAQAHQQLKVEKRTDGENTHTQVMPLETDERITEIARMLGGLELTANTIAHAQEMVEKATVSTIDGEL
- a CDS encoding NAD(+) kinase, producing the protein MSSTPVFHTIGLIGKFGDPNVAGTLHQIAAHLQRHQLRVLLDDSSARLIPNHDLEVASREAIGEQCDLVIVMGGDGTMLNAARSLVDYETPILGINLGRLGFLADMSPGELPHRLDEVLNGEFREARRLILHAQVLRNGQVTGEADALNDVVVHKCEVARMIEVDTFLDSRFLNAYHADGLIISTPTGSTAYALAGGGPIIYPGLEAVVLVPICPHTLTHRPIVVSADSSIEVVLNAATTTQSQITCDGQVSLAIEPGDRVVIRKKAHKVRLLHPVNHDYFKLLRAKLRWGLSPEASPFI
- a CDS encoding PAS domain-containing protein, whose protein sequence is MRTNLPVTNKEHILEENATLVSTTDLKSLITYANPAFIEISGFSEEELIGAPHNLVRHPDMPLEAFADLWATIESGRSWTALVKNRCKNGDYYWVKANVTPIIEQGKPIGYMSVRVKPTRDEVTAASALYQNIRSGQSRYGLRNGLVIRKGLLGKLNFWRSVGMHTRIWIAMLLMAAAIIGIRSVSLLWVQADFPVTGFDWRQLLILIATCVGVGGLLGAWLSRTLVRPLEAILDFARRIASGDLGGRISTTRSDEIGRILRVLNQTNVNLLGIVGDVRSQAQEIHSEIEQISSGISELSARTESQASSLEETAASMEQIHATVQQTADLAQQANQLTVNASAVAERSGEVVGQVAANMADIDASSKKIADIISVIDDIAFQTNILALNAAVEAARAGEQGRGFAVVAGEVRNLAQKTAVAAKEIKNLISDSLRKVESGAKLSGDASGTMEEVVVAVKRVSTIMSEINQATREQAAGIGQINEAAMQIDRVTQENAAFAERITAAAGQLTLRANALTGAVNVFKTASGQG